One window of Pieris napi chromosome 1, ilPieNapi1.2, whole genome shotgun sequence genomic DNA carries:
- the LOC125049442 gene encoding proteasome subunit beta type-1: MLNINDNFPEYALPGVKKVHFEPYADNGGSIVAIAGDDYAVIGADTRLSTGFSIYTREQKKLFKLSDNTVLGATGCWCDTLTLTRLLQARMQMYEHEHNKAMTTPAVAQMLSTMLYYKRFFPYYVSNILAGIDSDGKGCVYSYDPIGHCERSTYRAGGSAGAQLQPLLDNQIGLKNMQNVTEAPLPREKALALLKDVFISAAERDIYTGDSIYILIITANGIQEEKFELRKD, from the coding sequence atgtTGAATATAAACGACAATTTCCCTGAATATGCTCTGCCTGGAGTGAAGAAAGTTCATTTTGAACCCTATGCGGACAATGGTGGAAGTATTGTGGCAATCGCAGGTGATGACTACGCTGTAATTGGTGCAGACACTAGACTCAGCACCGGTTTCTCTATCTATACCAGGGAACAAAAGAAACTATTTAAGCTATCTGATAACACTGTCTTGGGTGCAACGGGTTGTTGGTGCGACACTCTAACGCTAACAAGACTGTTGCAAGCGCGTATGCAAATGTACGAACATGAACACAATAAGGCTATGACGACACCTGCGGTTGCTCAAATGTTGTCTACTATGCTTTACTACAAACGATTCTTTCCCTACTATGTCTCTAACATACTGGCAGGCATAGATAGTGATGGCAAGGGATGTGTTTATAGCTATGATCCCATTGGTCATTGTGAAAGGTCAACATATAGAGCAGGAGGGTCAGCCGGAGCACAGCTGCAGCCCTTACTTGATAACCAGATTGGTTTAAAGAACATGCAAAATGTTACTGAGGCACCTTTACCAAGAGAAAAGGCATTGGCTCTATTGAAGGATGTTTTTATAAGTGCAGCAGAAAGAGACATCTACACTGGAGACAGTATTTACATCCTGATTATTACAGCTAATGGTATACAAGAAGAAAAATTTGAGCTCCGTAAAGATTAA
- the LOC125049427 gene encoding trafficking protein particle complex subunit 11 isoform X1 translates to MASQPSDNTEFPPEIIQKPLALIGLSGLDTINNAIHKAIWDAFYNNRRPDRASVRFKLLNNTFEYPVVKPKRNSYEWYIPKGILKKNWIPKRISLIPAVIVIFYDMEWNDPQCNEKIIECASRVQSIRAAVEGHATRVAVVVVQSGLSPPPSEYMLGAERAQALCAACEIQSKSLFVLPHSDHLMGYIIRLENAFYDIAQNYYHHETKNIKQHRDHLNKTTHQYLFVRHQFKLGFLNEMKQDFSTAHKHYMHAFNNLLETRQVDTNIHEIRTVAGYINYKLCKLLFALNLPRDAIAQLKNHIERYKSRIGPTELLFEHYAWIARQYSAFGELFDEAIRAGLPAIQSQHPGFYYQYAAQFTVKRRQAMRSVCCEALQYPAPPDPMEGIVEFYGQRPWRPGRLSADPHDPQKEQGAVLALQYNERIFNHSAMIISFLGCAISQFKTFHSPRMRKQLVVEMANEYYYCADYGKALTLLTHMLWDYRREKWWFLASHVLNRALQCAYLSAKVQDYIQLSVEALSKNIQFLQRR, encoded by the exons ATGGCGTCGCAACCTAGTGATAACACAGAGTTTCCACCAGAAATTATTCAGAAACCTCTTGCTTTAATTGGACTCTCTGGACTAGATACTATCAATAACGCAATTCATAAAGCCATATGGGATGCTTTTTATAACAACCGACGGCCTGATCGAGCCTCGGtaagatttaaattactcAACAATACTTTTGAATATCCAGTGGTAAAGCCTAAACGAAACTCATATGAGTGGTACATCCCTAAAgggattttaaagaaaaactggATACCCAAGAGGATATCTTTAATACCAGCagttatagttatattttatgacaTGGAATGGAATGATCCACAATGTAATGAGAAAATTATAGAATGCGCTTCAAGAGTCCAGTCTATAAGAGCAGCGGTAGAGGGCCATGCAACTCGCGTTGCTGTAGTAGTAGTTCAGAGTGGCCTCTCTCCTCCACCTTCAGAATATATGCTTGGTGCAGAAAGAGCACAGGCACTGTGTGCTGCATGTGAAATACAGTCCAAATCATTGTTTGTTCTTCCACATAGTGATCACCTCATGGGCTACATCATAAGACTAGAGAATGCATTTTATGATATAGCCCAAAATTATTATCATcatgaaactaaaaatataaagcagCATAGAGATCATTTGAACAAGACCACACATCAATATCTATTTGTTCGTCATCAATTTaaacttggttttttaaatgaaatgaaacaggATTTTAGTACAGCACACAAACATTATATGCatgcttttaataatttactggAAACACGTCAAGTGGATACAAATATTCATGAAATTAGAACAGTTGCaggatatataaattataaattatgtaaactaCTTTTTGCCTTAAATCTACCAAGAGATGCTATTGCGCAGCTTAAAAATCATATTGAAAGATATAAAAGCAGAATTGGCCCAACAGAACTTCTGTTTGAACACTATGCATGGATTGCTAGGCAGTATAGTGCCTTCGGTGAATTGTTTGATGAAGCAATTAGAGCTGGACTTCCAGCTATACAGTCACAACATCCAGGTTTTTATTACCAATATGCAGCCCAATTTACTGTGAAGAGAAGACAAGCCATGAGATCAGTTTGTTGTGAGGCACTTCAGTATCCGGCTCCTCCTGATCCAATGGAGGGTATAGTTGAATTTTATGGCCAGCGCCCTTGGCGACCGGGAAGACTTAGTGCCGATCCTCATGATCCACAAAAAGAACAAGGTGCAGTTTTAGCACTCCAATAtaatgaaagaatttttaatcactCTGCAATGATCATAAGTTTTTTAGGGTGTGCAATATCACAATTCAAAACATTCCACTCTCCTCGGATGAGGAAGCAATTAGTTGTTGAAATGGcaaatgaatattattattgtgccGACTATGGCAAAGCCCTCACCTTGTTAACACATATGCTCTGGGATTACAGAAGAGAGAAATGGTGGTTTCTTGCATCCCATGTTCTCAATCGAGCTTTACAATGTGCTTACCTATCTGCAAAAGTACAGGATTATATTCAGCTTTCTGTTGAGGCTCTATCAAAAAACATACAG TTCCTCCAAAGGAGGTAG
- the LOC125049427 gene encoding trafficking protein particle complex subunit 11 isoform X2, with protein MASQPSDNTEFPPEIIQKPLALIGLSGLDTINNAIHKAIWDAFYNNRRPDRASVRFKLLNNTFEYPVVKPKRNSYEWYIPKGILKKNWIPKRISLIPAVIVIFYDMEWNDPQCNEKIIECASRVQSIRAAVEGHATRVAVVVVQSGLSPPPSEYMLGAERAQALCAACEIQSKSLFVLPHSDHLMGYIIRLENAFYDIAQNYYHHETKNIKQHRDHLNKTTHQYLFVRHQFKLGFLNEMKQDFSTAHKHYMHAFNNLLETRQVDTNIHEIRTVAGYINYKLCKLLFALNLPRDAIAQLKNHIERYKSRIGPTELLFEHYAWIARQYSAFGELFDEAIRAGLPAIQSQHPGFYYQYAAQFTVKRRQAMRSVCCEALQYPAPPDPMEGIVEFYGQRPWRPGRLSADPHDPQKEQGAVLALQYNERIFNHSAMIISFLGCAISQFKTFHSPRMRKQLVVEMANEYYYCADYGKALTLLTHMLWDYRREKWWFLASHVLNRALQCAYLSAKVQDYIQLSVEALSKNIQI; from the exons ATGGCGTCGCAACCTAGTGATAACACAGAGTTTCCACCAGAAATTATTCAGAAACCTCTTGCTTTAATTGGACTCTCTGGACTAGATACTATCAATAACGCAATTCATAAAGCCATATGGGATGCTTTTTATAACAACCGACGGCCTGATCGAGCCTCGGtaagatttaaattactcAACAATACTTTTGAATATCCAGTGGTAAAGCCTAAACGAAACTCATATGAGTGGTACATCCCTAAAgggattttaaagaaaaactggATACCCAAGAGGATATCTTTAATACCAGCagttatagttatattttatgacaTGGAATGGAATGATCCACAATGTAATGAGAAAATTATAGAATGCGCTTCAAGAGTCCAGTCTATAAGAGCAGCGGTAGAGGGCCATGCAACTCGCGTTGCTGTAGTAGTAGTTCAGAGTGGCCTCTCTCCTCCACCTTCAGAATATATGCTTGGTGCAGAAAGAGCACAGGCACTGTGTGCTGCATGTGAAATACAGTCCAAATCATTGTTTGTTCTTCCACATAGTGATCACCTCATGGGCTACATCATAAGACTAGAGAATGCATTTTATGATATAGCCCAAAATTATTATCATcatgaaactaaaaatataaagcagCATAGAGATCATTTGAACAAGACCACACATCAATATCTATTTGTTCGTCATCAATTTaaacttggttttttaaatgaaatgaaacaggATTTTAGTACAGCACACAAACATTATATGCatgcttttaataatttactggAAACACGTCAAGTGGATACAAATATTCATGAAATTAGAACAGTTGCaggatatataaattataaattatgtaaactaCTTTTTGCCTTAAATCTACCAAGAGATGCTATTGCGCAGCTTAAAAATCATATTGAAAGATATAAAAGCAGAATTGGCCCAACAGAACTTCTGTTTGAACACTATGCATGGATTGCTAGGCAGTATAGTGCCTTCGGTGAATTGTTTGATGAAGCAATTAGAGCTGGACTTCCAGCTATACAGTCACAACATCCAGGTTTTTATTACCAATATGCAGCCCAATTTACTGTGAAGAGAAGACAAGCCATGAGATCAGTTTGTTGTGAGGCACTTCAGTATCCGGCTCCTCCTGATCCAATGGAGGGTATAGTTGAATTTTATGGCCAGCGCCCTTGGCGACCGGGAAGACTTAGTGCCGATCCTCATGATCCACAAAAAGAACAAGGTGCAGTTTTAGCACTCCAATAtaatgaaagaatttttaatcactCTGCAATGATCATAAGTTTTTTAGGGTGTGCAATATCACAATTCAAAACATTCCACTCTCCTCGGATGAGGAAGCAATTAGTTGTTGAAATGGcaaatgaatattattattgtgccGACTATGGCAAAGCCCTCACCTTGTTAACACATATGCTCTGGGATTACAGAAGAGAGAAATGGTGGTTTCTTGCATCCCATGTTCTCAATCGAGCTTTACAATGTGCTTACCTATCTGCAAAAGTACAGGATTATATTCAGCTTTCTGTTGAGGCTCTATCAAAAAACATACAG atttaa
- the LOC125054708 gene encoding LOW QUALITY PROTEIN: WD repeat-containing protein 89-like (The sequence of the model RefSeq protein was modified relative to this genomic sequence to represent the inferred CDS: inserted 1 base in 1 codon): MVTEDADSPIRPYECMDVSDKGNVFCTGSQLVKDECYIVFWDPRTTKPLGAYWESHTEDIIQVKFKPNTNTVLTSGATDGLINIFNMXEDSALLYSLNVGNSVEKLTWLNDDQLGCVTQSDDLQIWNTATGDMIKEYSRDKVARSIKRSRDDDCYVVNMFPGPDNNNWLLAGSHGGNGNTLRSLSIAEKRLSPSTDFVNNKQIVRCCHFDTHNNLLITAGESGLISVWSEEQSRERDVTHVHKNDKLHAHRHRPY, encoded by the exons ATGGTCACAG AAGATGCTGACTCTCCAATCAGGCCCTATGAGTGTATGGATGTATCGGACAAAGGAAATGTGTTTTGTACAGGCAGCCAACTTGTAAAAGATGAgtgttatattgttttttggGATCCTCGTACAACAAAGCCCTTGGGAGCTTACTGGGAAAGTCATACTGAAGACATCATTCAG GTGAAATTTAAACCAAATACTAACACAGTTTTGACATCTGGTGCTACTGATGgtcttattaatatatttaaca aAGAAGACAGTGCCCTGCTATACTCACTGAATGTTGGCAACTCTGTGGAGAAACTTACTTGGCTCAATGACGATCAACTGGGCTGCGTTACACAGTCTGATGACCTACAGATATGGAACACAGCCACTGGTGACATGATCAAAGAATATAGTAGAGATAAAGTTGCTAGGAGTATTAag AGGAGCAGAGATGATGATTGTTATGTGGTAAACATGTTCCCTGGACCCGACAATAATAACTGGTTGCTGGCTGGCTCTCATGGTGGAAATGG CAACACTCTGAGGTCACTTAGTATAGCTGAGAAACGATTATCGCCTAGCACAGACTTTGTCAACAACAAACAAATTGTTAGATGCTGCCACTTTGATACACAT AATAACCTCTTAATAACAGCAGGTGAGTCAGGTCTAATCAGCGTATGGAGTGAAGAGCAATCACGCGAACGTGACGTCACGCATGTGCACAAAAACGATAAGTTGCATGCACATAGACATAGACCATACTAG
- the LOC125051511 gene encoding SAP30-binding protein: protein MASQALASLTATYTDSEGEEDMEDGQQTPEKDATKTTQSEPASPKTVIDSKQSLSEPSSPKRRLVSYVDDTVVSDEEEMSPSAEGQDDMRRLSMETDTDDAVQRSDADDSQDGVIIPPEPPGKCPKELQDSIAKFYNRMLTEGYDMNKIIQDKKNFRNPSIYEKLIQFCDINELDTNYPPEIYDPLKWGKESYYDELARVQKIEMERREKEKKEKLSKIDFISGKKTDSDEEKKRKSKWDQAAPNVGSKPTIKQPGLLQQPLTTNVTGTKGTVISAFGSISKKPKI, encoded by the coding sequence ATGGCTTCACAAGCTTTAGCTTCCCTTACTGCTACTTATACCGACTCTGAAGGAGAAGAAGATATGGAAGATGGGCAACAAACTCCCGAAAAAGATGCAACCAAAACAACACAATCCGAACCTGCTAGCCCAAAAACTGTCATTGATAGTAAACAAAGTTTGTCAGAACCATCCTCTCCCAAAAGAAGACTTGTCTCATATGTGGATGACACTGTGGTGTCAGATGAAGAAGAAATGTCCCCTTCTGCAGAGGGACAGGATGACATGAGAAGACTATCTATGGAAACAGACACAGACGATGCAGTCCAACGTTCAGATGCTGATGACTCTCAAGATGGAGTAATAATACCACCTGAGCCACCAGGCAAATGTCCAAAGGAATTACAGGATTCCATTGCTAAATTCTATAACCGAATGCTCACTGAAGGATATGATATGAACAAAATAATTCAAGAcaaaaagaattttagaaatcctagtatttatgaaaaattgatccAGTTTTGTGATATCAATGAATTAGATACTAATTATCCACCTGAAATATATGATCCTTTAAAATGGGGTAAGGAGTCTTATTATGATGAATTAGCGAGAGTTCAGAAAATAGAAATGGAAAGAagagaaaaggaaaaaaaggagaaattgtcaaaaatagattttatatctGGTAAGAAGACTGACAGTGATGAagagaaaaaaagaaagtcgAAATGGGATCAAGCTGCACCAAATGTTGGCTCGAAGCCAACAATTAAGCAACCAGGTCTTCTTCAACAGCCTCTTACGACTAATGTTACAGGAACAAAGGGTACAGTAATATCAGCATTTGGTTCAATATCTAAAAAACCAAAGATCTGA
- the LOC125051192 gene encoding cysteine and histidine-rich protein 1 homolog isoform X1: MSDVPENSPLPTCSKISFLLELKKDEGPSPKKRKTAFDEDPSVKLEHRLGGILCCAVCLDLPPAAVYQCSNGHLMCAPCFTHLLADAQLRDESATCPNCRVEISKTSASRNLAVEKTVSELPSECKFCTRVFPRHALQNHEDKICEDSGNEYKFSQLSVEVASPAAVSGLVRIVVWVVGLLLASFRSRPLEATAHKRRRYRSDVGCCGRLTGCLYERIGCGWRGPAHEASAHEAVCERPHKSAGDVLPALAEREARAADHTRVYTQIFSLLSLEKITFNDLQLKPYRTEEFIHKLYYETLRFPSFGHQWVVKAFINNNQPHPTHTAHREITYQLILKSKPQCELSVQWVVARGPFGEARLAPRVSSHTFRGDDDPAPAPLPLADPEDTNRLLSNKAIHFRLLMFLTNK, encoded by the exons atgtctgATGTACCTGAAAATAGCCCCTTACCTACTTGTagtaaaatttcttttttattagagCTAAAAAAGGATGAGGGTCCTTCGCCTAAAAAGCGTAAGACTGCCTTTGACGAAGACCCGTCTGTTAAATTAGAACATAGGTTGGGGGGTATATTGTGTTGCGCAGTTTGCTTGGACCTGCCTCCAGCCGCCGTATACCAG TGTAGCAATGGACACTTGATGTGTGCCCCATGTTTCACTCATCTACTGGCGGATGCGCAGCTTCGTGACGAGTCAGCTACCTGCCCGAATTGCCGTGTCGAGATCTCCAAAACCTCAGCCTCCAGAAACCTAGCAGTTGAAAAAACTGTTTCTGAACTGCCTTCTGAATGCAAATTTTGTACTCGTGTCTTCCCTAGGCATGCTTTGCAAAATCATGAAGACAAGATTTGTGAAGATAG TGGAAACGAGTACAAGTTCTCTCAGTTATCTGTGGAAGTAGCGTCGCCCGCGGCTGTGAGTGGTTTGGTTCGCATCGTGGTGTGGGTAGTCGGCCTCCTGCTGGCTTCCTTCAGGAGCCGACCGCTCGAGGCGACGGCACACAAGCGGCGTAGGTATCGCAG TGACGTGGGATGCTGTGGCAGGCTGACGGGGTGTCTCTACGAGCGTATCGGATGCGGATGGCGCGGGCCTGCGCACGAGGCCAGCGCACACGAGGCGGTCTGCGAGAGGCCGCACAAATCGGCAGGAGATGTGCTGCCGGCGCTGGCGGAGCGCGAGGCGCGGGCCGCTGACCACACACGCGTCTACACGCAGATATTCTCCCTCCTGTCCCTAGAGAAGATTACTTTTAATG ATTTGCAGCTGAAGCCGTACCGCACGGAAGAGTTCATCCATAAGCTGTACTACGAAACGTTGCGGTTTCCTTCATTCGGGCATCAATGGGTGGTGAAGGCTTTCATCAACAATAACCAGCCACACCCCACCCACACTGCGCATCGTGAGATAACATACCAG CTAATCCTAAAGAGCAAGCCGCAATGCGAGCTCTCAGTGCAGTGGGTAGTAGCGAGGGGTCCCTTTGGCGAGGCGCGCTTGGCCCCTCGGGTCTCATCACACACCTTCCGCGGCGATGACGACCCTGCGCCTGCGCCTTTGCCGCTCGCTGACCCTGAGGACACCAACCGGTTGCTCTCCAACAAAGCCATACATTTTAG aCTTCTCATGTTTCTTACGAACAAGTAA
- the LOC125051192 gene encoding cysteine and histidine-rich protein 1 isoform X2 has protein sequence MSDVPENSPLPTCSKISFLLELKKDEGPSPKKRKTAFDEDPSVKLEHRLGGILCCAVCLDLPPAAVYQCSNGHLMCAPCFTHLLADAQLRDESATCPNCRVEISKTSASRNLAVEKTVSELPSECKFCTRVFPRHALQNHEDKICEDSGNEYKFSQLSVEVASPAAVSGLVRIVVWVVGLLLASFRSRPLEATAHKRRRYRRLTGCLYERIGCGWRGPAHEASAHEAVCERPHKSAGDVLPALAEREARAADHTRVYTQIFSLLSLEKITFNDLQLKPYRTEEFIHKLYYETLRFPSFGHQWVVKAFINNNQPHPTHTAHREITYQLILKSKPQCELSVQWVVARGPFGEARLAPRVSSHTFRGDDDPAPAPLPLADPEDTNRLLSNKAIHFRLLMFLTNK, from the exons atgtctgATGTACCTGAAAATAGCCCCTTACCTACTTGTagtaaaatttcttttttattagagCTAAAAAAGGATGAGGGTCCTTCGCCTAAAAAGCGTAAGACTGCCTTTGACGAAGACCCGTCTGTTAAATTAGAACATAGGTTGGGGGGTATATTGTGTTGCGCAGTTTGCTTGGACCTGCCTCCAGCCGCCGTATACCAG TGTAGCAATGGACACTTGATGTGTGCCCCATGTTTCACTCATCTACTGGCGGATGCGCAGCTTCGTGACGAGTCAGCTACCTGCCCGAATTGCCGTGTCGAGATCTCCAAAACCTCAGCCTCCAGAAACCTAGCAGTTGAAAAAACTGTTTCTGAACTGCCTTCTGAATGCAAATTTTGTACTCGTGTCTTCCCTAGGCATGCTTTGCAAAATCATGAAGACAAGATTTGTGAAGATAG TGGAAACGAGTACAAGTTCTCTCAGTTATCTGTGGAAGTAGCGTCGCCCGCGGCTGTGAGTGGTTTGGTTCGCATCGTGGTGTGGGTAGTCGGCCTCCTGCTGGCTTCCTTCAGGAGCCGACCGCTCGAGGCGACGGCACACAAGCGGCGTAGGTATCGCAG GCTGACGGGGTGTCTCTACGAGCGTATCGGATGCGGATGGCGCGGGCCTGCGCACGAGGCCAGCGCACACGAGGCGGTCTGCGAGAGGCCGCACAAATCGGCAGGAGATGTGCTGCCGGCGCTGGCGGAGCGCGAGGCGCGGGCCGCTGACCACACACGCGTCTACACGCAGATATTCTCCCTCCTGTCCCTAGAGAAGATTACTTTTAATG ATTTGCAGCTGAAGCCGTACCGCACGGAAGAGTTCATCCATAAGCTGTACTACGAAACGTTGCGGTTTCCTTCATTCGGGCATCAATGGGTGGTGAAGGCTTTCATCAACAATAACCAGCCACACCCCACCCACACTGCGCATCGTGAGATAACATACCAG CTAATCCTAAAGAGCAAGCCGCAATGCGAGCTCTCAGTGCAGTGGGTAGTAGCGAGGGGTCCCTTTGGCGAGGCGCGCTTGGCCCCTCGGGTCTCATCACACACCTTCCGCGGCGATGACGACCCTGCGCCTGCGCCTTTGCCGCTCGCTGACCCTGAGGACACCAACCGGTTGCTCTCCAACAAAGCCATACATTTTAG aCTTCTCATGTTTCTTACGAACAAGTAA
- the LOC125051192 gene encoding cysteine and histidine-rich protein 1 homolog isoform X3 encodes MSDVPENSPLPTCSKISFLLELKKDEGPSPKKRKTAFDEDPSVKLEHRLGGILCCAVCLDLPPAAVYQCSNGHLMCAPCFTHLLADAQLRDESATCPNCRVEISKTSASRNLAVEKTVSELPSECKFCTRVFPRHALQNHEDKICEDSDVGCCGRLTGCLYERIGCGWRGPAHEASAHEAVCERPHKSAGDVLPALAEREARAADHTRVYTQIFSLLSLEKITFNDLQLKPYRTEEFIHKLYYETLRFPSFGHQWVVKAFINNNQPHPTHTAHREITYQLILKSKPQCELSVQWVVARGPFGEARLAPRVSSHTFRGDDDPAPAPLPLADPEDTNRLLSNKAIHFRLLMFLTNK; translated from the exons atgtctgATGTACCTGAAAATAGCCCCTTACCTACTTGTagtaaaatttcttttttattagagCTAAAAAAGGATGAGGGTCCTTCGCCTAAAAAGCGTAAGACTGCCTTTGACGAAGACCCGTCTGTTAAATTAGAACATAGGTTGGGGGGTATATTGTGTTGCGCAGTTTGCTTGGACCTGCCTCCAGCCGCCGTATACCAG TGTAGCAATGGACACTTGATGTGTGCCCCATGTTTCACTCATCTACTGGCGGATGCGCAGCTTCGTGACGAGTCAGCTACCTGCCCGAATTGCCGTGTCGAGATCTCCAAAACCTCAGCCTCCAGAAACCTAGCAGTTGAAAAAACTGTTTCTGAACTGCCTTCTGAATGCAAATTTTGTACTCGTGTCTTCCCTAGGCATGCTTTGCAAAATCATGAAGACAAGATTTGTGAAGATAG TGACGTGGGATGCTGTGGCAGGCTGACGGGGTGTCTCTACGAGCGTATCGGATGCGGATGGCGCGGGCCTGCGCACGAGGCCAGCGCACACGAGGCGGTCTGCGAGAGGCCGCACAAATCGGCAGGAGATGTGCTGCCGGCGCTGGCGGAGCGCGAGGCGCGGGCCGCTGACCACACACGCGTCTACACGCAGATATTCTCCCTCCTGTCCCTAGAGAAGATTACTTTTAATG ATTTGCAGCTGAAGCCGTACCGCACGGAAGAGTTCATCCATAAGCTGTACTACGAAACGTTGCGGTTTCCTTCATTCGGGCATCAATGGGTGGTGAAGGCTTTCATCAACAATAACCAGCCACACCCCACCCACACTGCGCATCGTGAGATAACATACCAG CTAATCCTAAAGAGCAAGCCGCAATGCGAGCTCTCAGTGCAGTGGGTAGTAGCGAGGGGTCCCTTTGGCGAGGCGCGCTTGGCCCCTCGGGTCTCATCACACACCTTCCGCGGCGATGACGACCCTGCGCCTGCGCCTTTGCCGCTCGCTGACCCTGAGGACACCAACCGGTTGCTCTCCAACAAAGCCATACATTTTAG aCTTCTCATGTTTCTTACGAACAAGTAA
- the LOC125051192 gene encoding cysteine and histidine-rich protein 1 homolog isoform X4 — translation MSDVPENSPLPTCSKISFLLELKKDEGPSPKKRKTAFDEDPSVKLEHRLGGILCCAVCLDLPPAAVYQCSNGHLMCAPCFTHLLADAQLRDESATCPNCRVEISKTSASRNLAVEKTVSELPSECKFCTRVFPRHALQNHEDKICEDRLTGCLYERIGCGWRGPAHEASAHEAVCERPHKSAGDVLPALAEREARAADHTRVYTQIFSLLSLEKITFNDLQLKPYRTEEFIHKLYYETLRFPSFGHQWVVKAFINNNQPHPTHTAHREITYQLILKSKPQCELSVQWVVARGPFGEARLAPRVSSHTFRGDDDPAPAPLPLADPEDTNRLLSNKAIHFRLLMFLTNK, via the exons atgtctgATGTACCTGAAAATAGCCCCTTACCTACTTGTagtaaaatttcttttttattagagCTAAAAAAGGATGAGGGTCCTTCGCCTAAAAAGCGTAAGACTGCCTTTGACGAAGACCCGTCTGTTAAATTAGAACATAGGTTGGGGGGTATATTGTGTTGCGCAGTTTGCTTGGACCTGCCTCCAGCCGCCGTATACCAG TGTAGCAATGGACACTTGATGTGTGCCCCATGTTTCACTCATCTACTGGCGGATGCGCAGCTTCGTGACGAGTCAGCTACCTGCCCGAATTGCCGTGTCGAGATCTCCAAAACCTCAGCCTCCAGAAACCTAGCAGTTGAAAAAACTGTTTCTGAACTGCCTTCTGAATGCAAATTTTGTACTCGTGTCTTCCCTAGGCATGCTTTGCAAAATCATGAAGACAAGATTTGTGAAGATAG GCTGACGGGGTGTCTCTACGAGCGTATCGGATGCGGATGGCGCGGGCCTGCGCACGAGGCCAGCGCACACGAGGCGGTCTGCGAGAGGCCGCACAAATCGGCAGGAGATGTGCTGCCGGCGCTGGCGGAGCGCGAGGCGCGGGCCGCTGACCACACACGCGTCTACACGCAGATATTCTCCCTCCTGTCCCTAGAGAAGATTACTTTTAATG ATTTGCAGCTGAAGCCGTACCGCACGGAAGAGTTCATCCATAAGCTGTACTACGAAACGTTGCGGTTTCCTTCATTCGGGCATCAATGGGTGGTGAAGGCTTTCATCAACAATAACCAGCCACACCCCACCCACACTGCGCATCGTGAGATAACATACCAG CTAATCCTAAAGAGCAAGCCGCAATGCGAGCTCTCAGTGCAGTGGGTAGTAGCGAGGGGTCCCTTTGGCGAGGCGCGCTTGGCCCCTCGGGTCTCATCACACACCTTCCGCGGCGATGACGACCCTGCGCCTGCGCCTTTGCCGCTCGCTGACCCTGAGGACACCAACCGGTTGCTCTCCAACAAAGCCATACATTTTAG aCTTCTCATGTTTCTTACGAACAAGTAA